The sequence ACGTACATGATCTGTGTCGACTTGCGCTGGCATGGATTGGTCTATCCCGGCAGCGCCCGGACTTGCGTTTGATTCATGCCGTCGATTGCCGTCCCTGCAGCAATCGCGAACTCTTCGAGTTTCTGGAGCGTGCGCTTCCGCTTGAGCTGCCCGATGGACCCTGGCGCCACGCGGCGGCAAGCGGGCGTGCGGTCGTCAGCCGCTACAGAGATGAAGCGCTGCCAGGCGGTCTGTGCTATCCGGATTACCGCAGCGGCATGCTTGCTTCCGTCTTACGGTAGATTGCACTGACTCGCGTTTTGATCCCGCCGCGCACATTGTAATCAGCGCGGATGCGCAGGGAGCGAGGCGCGGCGCAGCGGACCAGATCATCCAGGCTGCGATTAACTACATTCTCATGAAATATGCCGATGTTGCGAAATGCGCCGAAGTATTCCTTGAGACTCTTCAACTCCAGGCACCACTGGTCAGGAACGTAGCGCAGGTAGATGACGCCAAAGTCCGGAAGGGATGTCTTCGGGCAGATTGCAGTGAACTCCGGAATTTCGAGGTCAATGGCATATTCTCGATCAGCATAGATGTTACGAAAGACCTCAATGTCAGGCAGCCGCAAGGCGCGGATGTGATCCTGTCGTTCGTCGTATTCCGATTTCTGTTCGCTCACTGATTGACTCCGCTCGATGTCACCGCTCTGCAGACATGAAAAAACCCGGAGGCGCAGGACGCACTCCGGGTTTCCGAAATTCGCTGCTACAGACGAATCAGGCCGGGCGAGCGCCGCTGGTCTTCTCTTTGATTACGCGCTGCAGTTCTTCGATCTTGTCCTTGAGTTCATTCAGGCGATCTTCGGGAACAACTGCTTTGATTTGTTCAACAACTTTGCCGTAGAGTTGTTCCAGCTGCTTGACTGCGTCGCCATAGGCGCCGCCAGCTTTGCTGCTAAGATCATTGGCCTGGGTGACTACGTCATTGAGAGCGGAGCGCAGTTTTACGGCCGGTTCGCTGGTGTCAGCGGCGCCTTTTTCTTTCAGCTGGTCAAAGGTGCGCTGAACTTCTTTCACAGCATTGTTCACGGAGTCTTCGCCAGAGCGAAACAATGCAATGCCGGCATTCAATACATCGTGCAGAACTTTATCCATGGTCATCGGGTACCTTCCCTGGGTTTTTGCGTTGCACCAAGTTTTTGTGCGGCGCAACATCGGTCAATCCTTTTTGATCGACCGTAGCGAAAAAGGCGACGGGCCCTGTGGCGCGGCAAGCAAAAAGACCGGGCCTTTAGTTCCCTGCTTCTGGTGCAGCGCCCGTCAGTCCGGCTAAAGCCGGTTCGCCTTCCGGCTGGCTTCGGACGCCTTCTTCCAGGGCGCGGTCCTGCCAGGCTTCCTCCAGCCAATCGCATAGATCGTTGAGGGCCCGGTCTCTAACATCGGGCAGTTCGTGGAAGCTTTCGTGGCGGCCCTCGGGATAGAGGCACAGCCGTCGATGTTCCGAACTGATTTGCTCATAGAAGAGACGCGAAGCGCTGGAGTCTGTAATGGGGTCGGCCTCGCCATGTTGCACCAGGCAGGGAATGCGCAGCCGGGGAGCGGAGGCCAGAGCGGCTCGGCCGCCGTCGATCAGGCCCAGCGCCAGGCGCACAGAAATGCGATCGTGGACCAGGGCATCGCCGCGGTAGCGGGCAACCTGCAGACGATCGCGACTGATGCCTTCCGTGGGCAGCCCGCTGGCCAGGGCAAGATCGGGGCGCAACAGGTAGAGCGCCCTTGCTACATTTTCCTTGAGGCGCTGGATTGTGGATAGATGGGGGCGAAAGGCGGGCGCGCTCAGACAGAGTCGCTGCAGATGCCACTGGTTGGAGCGGCTCAAAGCAAAAGCCGCCGCGATCAGTCCGCCCATGGAGTGCCCGAGGAGCACCGGGCGGCGAAGCCCAAGTTCATCGTTCAAGAACTGCAGAAAATTGTCCAGGTCGTCGACCAGCGCCTGAAGGGCGGGAGCATCGCCGCGCGGACCCGGCGACAAACCGTGGCCGCGTGCGTCAAAGCTGAAGACATTGCACTGGCTCTCGCGCGCAGCTTCCAGAACTGTTTCATAGCGGCCGCAATGTTCTCCAAGACCGTGATGGATTACCAGACTGCGCCAGATGGGCGCGTTGCGCAGCATCCAGGCGCGCCATTCAAGCGCCAGACCATCGACTGTCCGAAAGCGACCGCGAACCTCGCGCACTGCGCCTGCATTCATGGGAATACCTGGTGCGACGCTCTGGCCGCTAATGGAAGCAAAAATCAGCGGGAGCGGCTTTACGGGCGGCAGGCTGTAATAGATCAAGACCCAATGGTCCTGCGATTTCGCGCCGGTTTCGGCTTACTCATTCTGGCTCTACTGACCGCGGCTCAATGCCGACTGCAACTTGCCGGCGAGCGAAGCTCCTCCAGGGTATCGCTGGAAGGCCTGTGGTATTCGCCACAGCTACTGGAGGGCGAATCCGGCGCCTTGCTCTATATCAAGTGGCCCGGCGGCGATGATCGACCCTACCAGTTTACGTTGTTGGAACTGACCTATCGGGACCTGACGATCAGCGGCCGGCGTATCTACTTTCAGAAGCGAGAAGGACTTGGCGATACTTCAGCCAGCGAACTGCTGCTGGAGCAGCGGCGCTTTACAGCCGGCTACTACCAATCAGAGGAGGCCGAATCCTACCAGGCCGGCAAGCTGCAGGCCGTTTTGGTGGAGCGCTCTTTTGAAAACTCAACAACGCCTGATCTTTTGCAGATTTCTGAAAATGGATCGGAGCTGAAGGGCGAGGTCTATCATTTTGTGCGGGCTACGGGCCCCAGCGCCGAGCCTTCCGCCGGCCTCGTGCTATCATCGCAGGGCGATGCTCTTTTTGGCATTTGCTTTGACCCGGCGCTTGCGGCGGTGGCCGCGCAGCGCGAAGTCTTTGTTAACCAGCAACGCCAGGGCCGGGTGCGCATTGCGGCGATCCGCGATTTCTGGTTTGATGCCAGAGGCGCTACGGCGCCGCCCGGCGCAGCCCTGCTGATGCCTGGCTGGCGGCCGGGCCGAAATAGCGTGCGTCGGATGACCCGCGAAGAGGCGCTGCGCAGATTGCAGCGTGGCGAGACGCTCAGCCGCGAGGAAATGATTCGCGCCCTGGGTAGCGATGGGTCGCGGCGCTAGAAGATCCCTTACAGCCCCGGAATTGGCTGCTTCAGGCAGAGCATCAACAGCGCCATACGCACCAGTACGCCGTAGCCGGCCATGCGAAAGTAGGCGGCGTTACCCAGATCGTCCACATCGGTGGATAGTTCGTTCACGCGCGGCAGAGGATGCATGATCAGCGTTGGTTTGCGCGACGCTATGACAAACTCGCGATTGATGCTGTAGCTGTTGCGCAGCTTCTCGTATTCGCTACGATCGACAAAGCGCTCTTCCTGGATGCGCGTTACGTAGGCAACATCGCAATCCCAGATGGCGCGCGGATCTTCCGTTTCTTCAAAGGAGATATTGCGCTTGCGCATTTCCTTGCGGTAGGATTCGGGGATGGCCAGGTCTACCGGCGATATCAAGACCAGTTCTGTATTGTAGTTGTAGAGCAGTCGAATCAGACTGTGAATTGTTCGCCCAAATTTCAAATCGCCGATGAAGGCAACGCGCAGGCCGTCGGGCAGTCCGCGCTCTTCGGCAATCGTATACAGATCGAGCAGCGCCTGCGTGGGATGCTGCCCGGCCCCGTCGCCGGCATTGATCACCGGTATCTTTACGGCGGCGGCGGCGACGCGACTGGAGCCTTCCACCGGATGGCGTATGACGGCAATATCAGAGTAGGCCTCTACCATCTTCATTGTGTCGTAGAGCGTTTCGCCTTTGCTGATGCTGGAAAACTGAAAGCCGACCGTGCTGATCACGCGTCCGCCCAAACGTTGCATGGCCGTTTCAAAGCTCAGCCGCGTACGCGTGGATGATTCAAAGAAAAGGGAAGCGAGGATCCGCCCCTGCAGCAGACCAAAGGCCTTGCCGCCTGGCATCAGGTCGCGCAGCTTGCGCACCGCCTGCAGCAGATAATCCAGGTCCTCACGGCTGAACTGATCTGCGTCGAGAATATTGGTATGAGCGAAGGGCGCCAGGGACATGCAGGCGGGAGTACGCCAGCCGGCCGGCAGTGCGGCAAACACAATCAGGGTAGAAAGCGCCGCTCTCCATGGAAAAGGACGGCGGGACTGGCGGCAATGAGCGTCTTATTCCTGCCAGGCGGTGGCTGGCTTCTGGCACGACCTGACCGCGACTGGCCGCCGCCGCGACCAGTCCTGCGCCCTTTCGATATCGACGATCCGCGTTTCTGCAATCTGAGTCCCGCGCCCTTTCTCTGCCGATCCTGCCTGGCCAGCGGCAAACAGTTTGCAGAACGAATCGAGTGGCAGGGCGAAGAGCAGCGACCGCTGCGCAGCTATCTCTGCCTGGACTGGCAGGCGCTCTACCTGGGCAGCGCCGGTTCTACTCGCCCCAGCGATCGTTGAGCAGCGCCGGCGTCTGGTCGGGCACTCCGCCATGTTCCAGGCTGTCGAGGATGCCGGCGGGATTCGAGGTATCGCGTGCGGCCGGTCCCTGGGGCAAAGCCGACTCCAGAGTGATGCCTGCCTGGCGGGGCACGTTAGGCGCCGAAATCATTTCCTGGGCGCACTCGCCTGGCTGGACGCAGATCGTCCACGGCCCTGTTCGCCGGTCAGCCAGGTACTGGCCTTGCTGATACATCTGGCCGCCAGCATAGTAGTAGGTCCACTGACCTTCGGCGAGATCGTTGTTGTACGATCCATTGTAGAAGACCTGGCCGCTTTCATAGTAGTTGATCCAGGCGCCCTGGCGTTTTCCGGCGCGGTAGCTGCCGCGCGTTTCCATTTTGCCCGAGGCATAATAGCTGAGCCATTCGCCCTCGCGCCGGTCGCTGGCATAGTCGCCCTCTGAGCTGAGGCGACCTTGAGCGTCATACAGACGCCAATGACCGTGCCGTTGATTGGCGCGGAAGGGGCCTTCGGCTTTTTTCTGGCCGCCTGCATAGTAGAAGACCCAGTCGCCCTGGCGTTGATTCCCGCGAAAGTCCCCCTCGGCCTTTTTGATGCCGTTTTCGTACCAGACGACCTGGCGGTTGCCATTCTGTTCGACCCAGACGCGAGCGCGCTCATCAAAGCGAGCGCCGCTGGTTACGGCGCCGGGACGCGCCGGTTCGGCGGCAAAAATACTCAGCGGCAAGAGTAGGACTGAGAGCGCAATGGGGATGCGGGGCATCGGCTGATCCTCCGTGATCTAGCTTACCGTACTATGACGGCGAAAACCGCCTGGAGATCAACGGCGCGGCGCAATTTTATGCATCCGGCGGGGCGGGCAAAAGGGAGGAATTCTGACAAACCCGTTGCCAGAGTTCCGTCAACTGTCGCTGCAGGAATAGATCGCTCTGTAGCTGAGTTTCGATTTTGCGCAGGGCGTGAATCACGCTGCCATGTTCCGCCCAGCCAAGGGCCCGGGCTGTATCACGCTGCGAGAGGCCCAGGTGTTTTACGCAGAGAAAGGCCGCCATATGCCGGGCCTGGCTAAGACGGCGGCTGCGCGCCTGGCCGAGCAGGGCGGAAAGCTCGATCTTCAGATGGCTGGCTGTGGTCCGCACTACATCTTCCGCCCGTGCGCCGCTGCCTTGATCAAATAGATCCTGGCAAAGCGTCTGGCAGGCCTCAAGATCCAAACGCTGCGAACCGCTGTGCGCCAGCCGCAATGCGATCGCCTTAAGCCGACGCAGATCGATCTGCACTCGACGCGCCAGCCAGAGTACAAGCGACGCTTCAAGCTGGATTTCATGGCGCAGCAATTCGTTTTCCAGCAATTTGCATCGAGCCTCTTCGCCCAGCGGCGCAAGCTCTGCCAGCTCGGCGGATTGCAGCCGCGATTGCAGCGCCTCGCTAAGCGATAATTCCGCCGGCCTACGATCGGAACTGAGCAGTAGCGTCCGACCTTCGCGCAGGCAATGATCGGCAAGATTGCTCAGCTCCTCCTGGCTGCGCGCCGCCTGGGCTTTGATGTATTGGAAGTCGTCAATCGCAATACACTGCAGCTGATGCAGGGATCGCCGCCAGGCGACGGTAGCTCGCCGACTGCAGGCCTCGGCAAACTCCGATACAAAGGCCTCCAGAGTATAGCGACGCACGCTCTTTCCGGAGGATTGCTGTTGATGTAAAATCCAATCGATGGCGGCGCTCTTGCCAGCGCCAACTGGACCCAGAATGATTGCCAGCGGCGGCGGATTCTCTTTGAGCCGTCGCAAGGTTGTCGCGCTTGTTGTCGGCGGGAAAAACGCCTGCGCCGCTGGTCCTTTGGTCTGATCAGGCACAGCCGGCGGCCGCCGAATCTGGGGACTATGTCGGGACGCGCCGGATGCCGCCAAACAAAGCTGGGCCTGCAAATTAAGCCGGGCCGCACACTCATCGATGAGCTTCTGGTGGCGTATCTGAAGGCGGCGCAGGTCGCGTGGCGCGGCTGTAATCATGATCCGGCCCGGCGCTGCTGCAAATGCAACTTCGGAAAAATCGGCGCGAAAGGCGCGCGAGCCGACGCGCGCCGCCAGCTCTTGCTCGAAGGCCAGCTCGTCGGAAGAGTTCCCGGACTCGCAAGACAATGCTTGTTGGTTGCTCATAATCGAATATAAAGAGTAAAAGTATACAATGAAATATGATATCAATTCGACATTATGGATTATGTCTCAAAAGATTATGTCGCAAAAGCGATGTACTCAGGCAGCGTCAAAGCTGCCGGTCATTGCCGCAAGCGATGTTGCCGCGGTTGAATCGGAAAATTAAGTGGAAAAGGTGCGAGCGGAGAGGTCGCGCCCTGACTACTCTATGCCCTGCGCTTCCAGCCAGCGTTCGGCATCCAGCGCCGCCATACAACCGCTGCCCGCCGCTGTGATAGCCTGGCGATAGCGTTTGTCCTGCACGTCGCCTGCAGCGAAGACGCCTTCCACGCTGGTGCGCGTTGCGCCGGCTTCGGTGTGGATATATCCATCAGCGTCGAGTTGGATCTGGCCAACAAATGGCTCAGTGTTTGGCTTATGACCAATGGCGTAAAACAGCCCGTTGACCGCCAGCTGGCGTTCAGCGCCGCTGTTAACGTCCCGCACCTGCAAAGAGCGAAGTTGACGCTCATCGCCGGCGGCGGCTACGGGGACATGGTTCCAGACGATTTCGATTTTTGAATTCTTCAGCACGCGCTCTTGCATGATCTGCGAAGCGCGCAGTCGATCGCGCCGGTGGATCAAGTATACGCGCGACGCATACTTAGTGAGAAACATACTTTCCTCGGCGGCTGAATCGCCGCCGCCGATTACAGCCAGCGGAGCATCGCGAAACAGGGGGAGGGCCCCGTCGCAAACAGCGCAGGCGGATATGCCGTGCTGCCAGTAGCGCTCCTCGCCGGGCAGCGCCATGCGTCGGGCGGTGGCCCCGGTTGCAATGATGACGCTATGCGCCAGCGTGGGCGCTTCGTCCTCGAGCCCTTCGCGCCATAACTGGAAGGGGCGACGGCTGAAATCAACGCGACTTATAGTCTCAGTATGAATCGCGGCGCCGAAGCGAAGAGACTGCTTGCGAAACAAATCGGTGAGCTCGACGCCCATGACGCCTTCAGGAAAGCCGGGGAAATTCTCCACTTCTGTCGTGGTCGTCAGCTGACCGCCAGCAGCAATACCGCCGGCCATAAATCCCTCAAACAGGACAGGGCTCAGGTTGGCTCGCGCTGCGTAAATTGCGGCGGTATGCGCCGCTGGACCGCTGCCTATGATGACCACCCGATGCGGCTGATTCTGTGCTTCGCCCATCCGCGGACGATCCCTTTGGCCGCGTTGTGCTTGCCAGCCCATTTTGACCGCCTGTCATCGAGATCAGCGCCTCGCCGGCGGCATTTTTCTGTTTTCTTGTGAGCCGGCCGACTTCAACTGGCATTGGGGTCAGGACCGGGGTTCTGGCCGGCGTAGGGCTATAAAAGGAGCGGGCATGGATCACTCGGCAAAACCCAGAACAGGCGATCAGGCGCCGAATTCGCGTGTTACTGTCACCGAGGGCAGCGTCCATTCGCTCAGCGAGCTGGCCGGCCCCAAAGGTTTGATTATCTACTTTTATCCAAAAGATAACACTCCGGGCTGCACGCGCGAGGCATGCGACTTTCGTGATCGACGCAATGAGCTTGATCGTCTGGGTTACGGCGTGGTTGGCGTATCTGCTGACAGCGTCCAATCCCACCAGCGCTTCAGCGAAAGCCAGAGTCTCAACTTTCCGCTGATCGCTGATGAGCAGCACAGCCTGATCAAGAAATTCGGGGCCTTCGGCGAGAAGAAGATGTACGGAAGAAGTTTTGATGGCATCCTGCGTACAACCTTTGTTCTGGACAAGACGCTCAATGTGCAGAAGGTTTATGATGCCGTCAAGGTCGAGGGACACGTCAATCATCTGATTGACGATATCAAGAACCACCGACTGGGCGGCGCCGCGCCCTCGCGCAAGAAACAAACATCCGCTGCTGCAATCGGCGGCGCCCGCAAAAAGGGCGCCTCTTCTGCGAAGTCCGCGCTTCGCAAGCCGGCCTCTGCCGCCAAAAAGACCAGCAAGAAAAAGGCGGCGAAGAAATCAACAACGCGCAAACGCTAACTGAAAGGCCAGGTGGATGAATGTCCGAATTCCGAATTCCCGCGCTGCGCTTTGAGATAAGAAAGGAGACGGCCGCTGGCCGTCGCTTACGATTGATTGCCTGTTTCAAAGATAGCTCAGGCGCCGATCTTGAAAAATTGTCCGCAAGCCATGGTTTGCGCCAGCAATTGGCCGCGCATGAGGAACTCGGCGCCTGGAAGGCGGCTGCAGGCCAGAGTCTTCTACTTGCCGATCGCAATGTCATGCTACTTGGTTTGGGCGAGGCGGCCGCGTTTCACCCTGAAACCTGGTGCAGCGCCTTTCGAGCTGCGGGCGAAAAGCTTGGCCGCTTCAAGGACTATGCGCTGGAAGTTGTGATCAGCGATGAAGTGCGCGATGCGGTGGCCCGCTACAGCGGCGCCGAGAGCGATTTCCGGAAACGTCTGTCGCTTTCTTTCTCCGGAGCGCGCCGTCGCCGCAAGGGCGCCGGCAACGCCAGGAACAAGAGCGGCGAGAGCGAGGATTTGCCCGACTATGTTGGTCCTTACTCGCTTGAGGAATTGATCGCGCAGTCCGTCGCCTCTTTGAATACGGGCGCCGAGCCAATGGAAACCTTGAAGAGTTCGACGGACCGCGGCGCAAAGAGTCGATCGCCCAGGAAAGACTTACGCGGCGATTCGATTGCGCTCCACTTCAGCGGAAAAAGTCCGGCAGCCCAGAAGTTGCGCGCTGCCGGCGAAAGAGGCCTGCAGTTGGCCCGGGCGCTTCATGGCGCACGCTACGTAGCCTCTTTGCCCGGAAACCACTTCCATCCGGAACACTATGAACGCTACGCGCGTCAGATCGCACACGAAGCAGGATTGAAGCTTCGCGTCTTTGGCCGTCCAGAGCTGGAGAAGCTGGGCGCCGGAGGAATCCTGGCGGTAGGCCGCGGTTCTGCAATCAGCCCCCGAATGATCGTTCTGGAATACACGCCGCCGCGTTCGCGCATCCAGCAGCCGGTGGTACTTGTAGGCAAGGGCGTTACCTTTGATACGGGCGGCATTTCCTTGAAACCGCCAGCCGAAATGCACGAGATGAAGTACGACATGTGCGGTTCGGCTCTGGCCCTGCACACAATCGCTCTTGCCTCACGGCGCAAGCTTCCCACGCCCCTCGTGGCGATTCTGGGCATTGTTGAGAATATGCCCGACGGCGCTGCAATCAAACCGGGCGACGTCTACACAGCATTGAACGGGCTGACAGTGGAAGTGCAGAATACCGATGCCGAGGGAAGGTTGGTACTGGCCGACGCTCTGAGCTACGCTTGCAAGCATTACGATTCGCTCTGTCTGCTCGATTTCGCCACATTGACCGGCGCCTGCGTCATTGCGCTGGGGCATGAGGCCGCGGGCTTGATGACTGCCTCCGAGGATCTGGCGCAGCGCCTGGATCTGGCCTCGCGGAAATCTCTGGATCGTCTCTGGCGTCTGCCGCACTGGGCCGCTTATGGCGGCGGGCTCAAGTCCGATACCGCCGATCTGCGAAACATCGCCGGAAGGCCGGCAGGAACTGTGACGGCCATGCGCTTTCTTTCACGTTTTGTAAGCGATGAGACGCCGTGGGCGCACATCGACATAGCTGGCGTTGCCTGGCGAGGCAAAGGCGCCGGATCACAGCCGCGCGGCGCAACGGGCTGGGGACTGCGCTTGATGAACCAGTTTCTCGAGGATCTGATTCAGGATGCTGATTGAAGGCATCCCCGAGGCGCGGCAGAGATCAATTGTCGAGCAGATTGTTCAGGCTATCGATCAGCTGGTCCAGCGGCACGCCGTAGCCCTGGCAAACCTGTTCAATGGTTTCCAGTTCATTAATGGAGCAGTGTGAACAACCGCCCAGATGGTAGCTGGAAAAAACCAGGGCGGCGTCAGCATGCAAAGCCATGGCCTCGCCGACGGTCATCTCCGGACGGAACTTTTCTTGTTGGACTTGCGTTTCAGACATTGCAGGGCTCGATGAGTCTCAGTATCCTTAATGAAACTGCGGGGACGGCTACAGTCAACCAAAAAGGGTGGCCGCCCCCGGTCGTCGAGCCCCATGAATTTTGACCGCGATGCGCATCCAGAGATCTCGGGCGAGGTGGGAAGCTTCCACCAGGCAAGGGGGCAGTTCTTCGTTCGGATTGAAGGTCGCTTTGAGTCCGCGCACTACCTCTATCGCTATTTTCCCGACGGCAGCGACGAACCGATGCATGGACATAGCTGGCTGGTGGAACTGTTCCTGGCCCGCAGCGACGGCGGCATTGGCGTCGACGGCATCAGCTTCGATTTTCTAAATGTGCGTCGCCGCCTGGACCAGATGATAGAGCGGATCGAGCACGTCTGCATCAATGATTTACGCGAGTTCAAGGGAGTGAACCCAACTTCCGAAAATATAGCGCGCTGGTTTTTTGCCGGCCTGCGTGCGGCGGTTGCTGCCAGCAGCGGCCGCCTGCTGGAGATTCGAATCCATGAAGGGCCTCAGAACATTGCTGTTTTTCGACCGGATTGATGCGCGCCGCAAGCCGCGTCGCCCCGTGTGGCAAAGCGCAGCGAAGGCCTTGCTGCTTCTGGCGGCCTCCCTGCCGTCAACTATGCCTGTGGCACGCTTGCAGCAGAACGAATTACTGGCCAGCGTGCAACGGCCCCCCGCGCCGCAGAGCGCACGCTGCTGTCCGCTTGGTATCGCCTATCAATCTGGACCGGGCCGCGTGGTTCTGGATCGGGTTTGTCGAAAGCCAAGCCGGACAGAATTCCATCTGCGACTGGTAAATCTCGATGCCGCCTGCACCCATCCGCCGGGAACTATCTTACGCGACCAAACGGGCCATCGCTATTTGATGCGTTCCTTTCGCGGATTGCCATCCTGCCAGTCGGCACAATTTGTGAGCCGCCCTAACGCCCGCTTTGTTTGGAGTTTTGAAGCGCTGCCTTCTGGAGCGCGTACAATCACTCTGGAAGAAGTTGAAGACGAGACCACTCGCGGCCTGACCTTCTGGGTCTGGCGCGATGTCGATCTGTCCCATTGCAGCTTCTAACATCGGGGCTCTTTGTTGCGGTCCGTTTGCTATCCAGGCTGCCAACAGCGAGCCCGAATCTGGCGCAGTGCGGCGCGCTTCCAGCTCTAGTCGCGGGTGAGCGCCACGGAGGCGCAACTCGCCAGTAGCGATCTGCCATAGAATGACTGTGAGCATTTCGATTCGCAACGCTCAGGCTTCGGGTCGCCCCCTCATTCCGTAGAGCAGCAATTCCTCTGCCAGCGGCAGATCTTCCGGAAATTTGATTTTACCCTCGCGAATGCCTACCGCAAAGCCAATGGCAACGGCGCGCAGCATCCAGGCCATTTTGTCCGGCGGATGGGCGGGGAAGCGTCCGGACAGCACGCCTTCCTGGTAGACATTGACCAACGGCTGGATAACCGACTGACCGGCTTTTTCGAATTCGGTCAACGTGTCCTCGGCGACGTCTTTTAAGAGTTCGCTTCGCTTGGTTACAATAAGATCAAAATAGCTGTGGTTGCGCGTATAGAAGTCAAAAAATACCAGCGCAAAGCCCTTCAGACGGTCCATTGGATCGCTGATTGCGCTGCTCAGGACGCGCTGGTAGCCAGCTTCCAGCTCTCGCAGGCCTTCGGCCAGCATCGTTGCATAGATTTCATTCTTATTGCGAAAATAGAGGTACAGCGTGGCGCGCGAAAGCTCCAGGCGGCGCGCCAGGTCCTCCATCGTAATATCTTCGTAGGGCTTCTCTTGAATCAATTGCCGTGCGTTGTCCAGGATCGCTCTGCGTCGTTCCTGTTTTTCACGTTCCTTGCGCTCGGCAATGCCCACAGTCCCACTCAAGAAGACTTGTTGTGGCTGGCAATCACTGTCCGCACAATAGCCGGATCGATTCGCAGCCGCTCGGCAATCAATTCAGGGTCCCATTTGTGATTGATATAGAGACTGAGGATTCCGTTCCGTTTTTGGTCGGCGACAGATGCGGCTGCCGGGCTTCGCTTGCGACGCGGGCCCTCAGCAGGCGCCTCCGTGGCGTGCAGGCTTTGATCAACCGCCGATTCAACAGTGTGATAGAGCGCCGCCAGGCGATCCATCTTCTCATCGGCTTCCTGAATCAACGACCCAAGCTCCTTGCCGACTTCCTCGCCGCTCAGGCGCATCTCCTCGACGCGACCGGCCATTGCGCCAATTTGCCGCTGCTTTTCGCCGAGATCGGCAAACAGGCCTTCCATTTGCTCGAAGCGTGACTCGACCAATTCGATCTTTTTTTCCATACGGTTGAGGCCGTTGATGCGCGCCTCAAGCTCAGCCAGACCCTGCTGCAAATCGGACTGGCGATGATCGGCGCGATCGACAGAGGCCAGCAGGCGCTGCGCTTCTTCTGCAGACTGGACGCTTTGTTTGTGCGCTTGCTCCATCCGCTGCAGCGACTTTTCCACGAACTGGCGTCGTTCGCCAAGCTCGCCGTAGTATTTCTCGAATGAATCCTTGAACTCATTGAACTGGTGCACGCGCTTGTCAATTTGACGCGCCAGATCCTCCGCCTGTCGGACGGCGCCCAGTCGTTGGTCTACGCCGTCGATCTGACGTTCCAGTTCGAAGAAGGATTGTTCGGCCGCCATCAGGCGATCGCGTTGACCCTCCAGGGCGCGCAGCTCGCTCTCGATTTCCTTGCGACTCATGCGCAAGGATTCAAAGTTTTTGACATATTCGTCGATGCGCGAGTTTTCTTCGCGCGCCAGTGCGAGCCGATC comes from Leptospirales bacterium and encodes:
- a CDS encoding peroxiredoxin; its protein translation is MDHSAKPRTGDQAPNSRVTVTEGSVHSLSELAGPKGLIIYFYPKDNTPGCTREACDFRDRRNELDRLGYGVVGVSADSVQSHQRFSESQSLNFPLIADEQHSLIKKFGAFGEKKMYGRSFDGILRTTFVLDKTLNVQKVYDAVKVEGHVNHLIDDIKNHRLGGAAPSRKKQTSAAAIGGARKKGASSAKSALRKPASAAKKTSKKKAAKKSTTRKR
- the trxB gene encoding thioredoxin-disulfide reductase, with the translated sequence MGEAQNQPHRVVIIGSGPAAHTAAIYAARANLSPVLFEGFMAGGIAAGGQLTTTTEVENFPGFPEGVMGVELTDLFRKQSLRFGAAIHTETISRVDFSRRPFQLWREGLEDEAPTLAHSVIIATGATARRMALPGEERYWQHGISACAVCDGALPLFRDAPLAVIGGGDSAAEESMFLTKYASRVYLIHRRDRLRASQIMQERVLKNSKIEIVWNHVPVAAAGDERQLRSLQVRDVNSGAERQLAVNGLFYAIGHKPNTEPFVGQIQLDADGYIHTEAGATRTSVEGVFAAGDVQDKRYRQAITAAGSGCMAALDAERWLEAQGIE
- the pyrB gene encoding aspartate carbamoyltransferase; this translates as MSLAPFAHTNILDADQFSREDLDYLLQAVRKLRDLMPGGKAFGLLQGRILASLFFESSTRTRLSFETAMQRLGGRVISTVGFQFSSISKGETLYDTMKMVEAYSDIAVIRHPVEGSSRVAAAAVKIPVINAGDGAGQHPTQALLDLYTIAEERGLPDGLRVAFIGDLKFGRTIHSLIRLLYNYNTELVLISPVDLAIPESYRKEMRKRNISFEETEDPRAIWDCDVAYVTRIQEERFVDRSEYEKLRNSYSINREFVIASRKPTLIMHPLPRVNELSTDVDDLGNAAYFRMAGYGVLVRMALLMLCLKQPIPGL
- a CDS encoding disulfide oxidoreductase, which produces MSETQVQQEKFRPEMTVGEAMALHADAALVFSSYHLGGCSHCSINELETIEQVCQGYGVPLDQLIDSLNNLLDN
- a CDS encoding leucyl aminopeptidase; amino-acid sequence: MSEFRIPALRFEIRKETAAGRRLRLIACFKDSSGADLEKLSASHGLRQQLAAHEELGAWKAAAGQSLLLADRNVMLLGLGEAAAFHPETWCSAFRAAGEKLGRFKDYALEVVISDEVRDAVARYSGAESDFRKRLSLSFSGARRRRKGAGNARNKSGESEDLPDYVGPYSLEELIAQSVASLNTGAEPMETLKSSTDRGAKSRSPRKDLRGDSIALHFSGKSPAAQKLRAAGERGLQLARALHGARYVASLPGNHFHPEHYERYARQIAHEAGLKLRVFGRPELEKLGAGGILAVGRGSAISPRMIVLEYTPPRSRIQQPVVLVGKGVTFDTGGISLKPPAEMHEMKYDMCGSALALHTIALASRRKLPTPLVAILGIVENMPDGAAIKPGDVYTALNGLTVEVQNTDAEGRLVLADALSYACKHYDSLCLLDFATLTGACVIALGHEAAGLMTASEDLAQRLDLASRKSLDRLWRLPHWAAYGGGLKSDTADLRNIAGRPAGTVTAMRFLSRFVSDETPWAHIDIAGVAWRGKGAGSQPRGATGWGLRLMNQFLEDLIQDAD
- a CDS encoding lysophospholipase yields the protein MNAGAVREVRGRFRTVDGLALEWRAWMLRNAPIWRSLVIHHGLGEHCGRYETVLEAARESQCNVFSFDARGHGLSPGPRGDAPALQALVDDLDNFLQFLNDELGLRRPVLLGHSMGGLIAAAFALSRSNQWHLQRLCLSAPAFRPHLSTIQRLKENVARALYLLRPDLALASGLPTEGISRDRLQVARYRGDALVHDRISVRLALGLIDGGRAALASAPRLRIPCLVQHGEADPITDSSASRLFYEQISSEHRRLCLYPEGRHESFHELPDVRDRALNDLCDWLEEAWQDRALEEGVRSQPEGEPALAGLTGAAPEAGN
- a CDS encoding toxin-antitoxin system YwqK family antitoxin — encoded protein: MPRIPIALSVLLLPLSIFAAEPARPGAVTSGARFDERARVWVEQNGNRQVVWYENGIKKAEGDFRGNQRQGDWVFYYAGGQKKAEGPFRANQRHGHWRLYDAQGRLSSEGDYASDRREGEWLSYYASGKMETRGSYRAGKRQGAWINYYESGQVFYNGSYNNDLAEGQWTYYYAGGQMYQQGQYLADRRTGPWTICVQPGECAQEMISAPNVPRQAGITLESALPQGPAARDTSNPAGILDSLEHGGVPDQTPALLNDRWGE
- the queF gene encoding preQ(1) synthase; amino-acid sequence: MSEQKSEYDERQDHIRALRLPDIEVFRNIYADREYAIDLEIPEFTAICPKTSLPDFGVIYLRYVPDQWCLELKSLKEYFGAFRNIGIFHENVVNRSLDDLVRCAAPRSLRIRADYNVRGGIKTRVSAIYRKTEASMPLR